A genome region from Geobacter pickeringii includes the following:
- a CDS encoding aspartate aminotransferase family protein, giving the protein MNHDDLVARAAHVFTPALHLYWPITVVNADGVYVEGADGRSYLDFSSGLAVLNIGHKSVRVMAAARCQMERFVHTGGVYHNAATVTAAEDLVSITPDGLDMVFFSNSGAEAVEGALKLARFVTRRQGIISFTGAFHGRTLGAVSITTSSAIYRKRYHPLLPSVYQVPYPYCFRCPFRKSPDQCDLCCLWFIEKTLVHHIDPDEVAAFIIEPFLGEGGYVPAPREFLSGLRELCDRYGIMLIFDEVQSGMGRTGSWFAVDHYGVTPDILVVAKGIASGFPLSAVVSRREIMSQWPSGAHGTTFGGNPVSCAAASATIHTIRDGNLLERGTQIGIQILTRLHELAAESRAIGDVRGFGCMIGVEFVDETGNPDGQVCEQIMNRCLEEGLILINCGPARNIVRFIPPLITDDDDLERALDIFTSAVRSLQ; this is encoded by the coding sequence ATGAATCATGATGACCTTGTTGCGCGCGCTGCCCATGTCTTCACGCCGGCTCTTCACCTGTACTGGCCGATTACCGTGGTGAATGCCGACGGAGTGTATGTCGAAGGTGCCGATGGCAGGAGCTACCTCGATTTTTCCTCCGGCCTGGCGGTCCTGAACATCGGCCATAAATCGGTGCGGGTCATGGCCGCGGCCCGCTGCCAGATGGAGCGCTTCGTCCATACCGGCGGGGTTTACCATAACGCGGCCACCGTGACTGCTGCGGAGGACCTCGTCTCCATTACCCCCGATGGCCTGGACATGGTGTTTTTCAGCAATTCGGGGGCCGAAGCCGTGGAGGGGGCTTTAAAGCTCGCCCGCTTCGTAACGCGCCGGCAGGGGATCATCAGCTTTACCGGCGCGTTTCACGGGCGTACGCTCGGTGCCGTGTCAATCACCACCAGCTCTGCCATCTACCGCAAGCGATACCATCCGCTTCTCCCGTCAGTGTATCAGGTCCCCTATCCCTATTGCTTTAGATGTCCCTTCAGGAAGAGCCCCGACCAGTGTGACCTCTGCTGTCTCTGGTTTATTGAGAAAACCCTTGTTCACCATATTGACCCCGACGAGGTGGCTGCCTTCATTATTGAGCCATTTCTGGGGGAAGGAGGGTATGTTCCCGCGCCCCGGGAGTTTCTGTCGGGGCTTCGCGAGCTCTGCGACCGATACGGGATCATGCTCATTTTTGACGAGGTGCAGTCGGGGATGGGGCGAACCGGCTCATGGTTTGCTGTCGACCACTATGGAGTTACACCCGATATCCTGGTGGTCGCCAAGGGGATCGCGTCAGGCTTTCCGCTTTCGGCTGTCGTCTCGCGCCGCGAGATCATGTCTCAGTGGCCATCGGGAGCCCACGGGACAACCTTCGGCGGCAATCCCGTATCCTGCGCTGCAGCATCTGCCACGATCCATACCATCAGGGACGGGAATCTTCTGGAACGCGGAACCCAAATAGGTATCCAGATACTTACCCGCTTACATGAGCTGGCGGCGGAATCGCGTGCCATTGGCGACGTGCGAGGCTTCGGCTGCATGATCGGTGTGGAGTTTGTCGACGAAACGGGAAATCCGGACGGACAGGTGTGTGAACAGATCATGAACCGTTGCCTCGAAGAGGGGTTGATCCTGATCAACTGTGGGCCGGCGCGAAATATCGTTCGCTTCATTCCGCCGCTCATAACCGACGACGACGACCTGGAGCGGGCGCTCGACATCTTCACCTCCGCGGTGAGGAGCCTTCAGTGA
- the infA gene encoding translation initiation factor IF-1, whose protein sequence is MSKEEAIEVEGTVIEPLPNAMFRVKLENDHIVLAHISGKMRKYFIKILPGDKVTVELSPYDLTRGRITYRAK, encoded by the coding sequence ATGAGTAAAGAAGAAGCAATCGAAGTAGAAGGTACGGTTATCGAACCACTTCCCAACGCCATGTTCCGTGTGAAGCTCGAGAACGACCACATCGTCCTGGCTCACATTTCCGGCAAGATGCGGAAGTATTTCATCAAGATTCTGCCGGGCGACAAGGTAACCGTCGAGCTTTCCCCGTATGATCTGACCAGAGGGCGCATCACCTACCGCGCCAAGTAG
- the efp gene encoding elongation factor P: protein MYTVADLKKGLKLTLDGAPYVVVAFEFSKPGKGQALYRTKLKNMISGVTLDRTYRSGETFEPASLEERRMQYLYKEDTHYTFMDNQTFEQVQMSEDAVGDAKNFLIDNLEVDILIFGEKAIGVTLPNFVNLRVVQTDPWVKGDTSGSDSKPATMETGYVLRVPPFIEEGEMIVVDTRTGEYSTRVKG, encoded by the coding sequence ATGTACACTGTTGCTGACTTGAAAAAAGGACTGAAACTTACGCTGGACGGCGCCCCCTATGTGGTCGTTGCCTTTGAGTTTTCCAAGCCGGGCAAGGGCCAGGCGCTCTACCGCACCAAACTGAAAAACATGATCAGCGGGGTAACTCTCGACCGGACCTATCGTTCCGGCGAAACCTTTGAGCCTGCAAGCCTCGAGGAACGGAGGATGCAGTATCTTTACAAGGAAGATACCCACTACACCTTCATGGACAACCAGACGTTCGAGCAGGTGCAGATGAGCGAGGATGCCGTCGGCGATGCCAAGAACTTCCTCATCGACAACCTTGAAGTCGACATCCTCATCTTCGGCGAAAAGGCTATCGGTGTCACTCTTCCCAACTTCGTCAACCTGCGGGTCGTGCAGACCGATCCGTGGGTAAAGGGGGACACCTCCGGCAGTGACTCCAAACCCGCTACCATGGAAACCGGTTACGTCCTCCGCGTCCCCCCCTTTATCGAGGAGGGTGAAATGATTGTCGTCGACACGAGAACCGGTGAGTACTCGACACGGGTAAAAGGGTAG
- the epmA gene encoding EF-P lysine aminoacylase EpmA has protein sequence MSQNWALARKRETLRARAHIVQHIRSFFIEGGYLEVETPLRIPAPAPESHIDPVCADGWYLHTSPEICMKRLMAADFDRIFQICHCWRAGERGRMHVPEFTMLEWYRADADYFALMAECEELVRSVAVKSGIGGSVSFRGSEIDLTPPWERITVREAFVKFGGMRMDKALEDDLFDEVMVERIEPQLGRVRPTFICDYPATRSALARLRGDDPTVAERFELYIAGVELANAFSELTDPAEQRLRFEQESAYRESVGNLPIPLPAKFLDELADMPPSAGIALGVDRLVMILLDAATIDDVIAFTPEEL, from the coding sequence ATGTCGCAAAACTGGGCCCTGGCCCGCAAGCGGGAAACGCTCCGGGCCAGGGCCCATATCGTTCAGCACATACGGAGTTTTTTCATTGAAGGGGGGTATCTCGAAGTGGAGACCCCCCTTCGTATTCCCGCCCCTGCCCCCGAATCGCACATCGACCCGGTCTGCGCCGACGGGTGGTATCTCCACACCTCCCCGGAAATCTGCATGAAGCGGCTGATGGCTGCAGATTTTGATCGCATTTTCCAGATATGCCACTGCTGGCGTGCCGGCGAACGCGGCAGGATGCACGTTCCGGAATTCACCATGCTCGAATGGTATCGTGCGGATGCCGATTATTTCGCGCTCATGGCCGAATGCGAAGAACTCGTCCGCTCGGTTGCGGTGAAATCCGGCATCGGCGGCAGCGTGTCGTTTCGGGGGAGCGAGATCGACCTCACCCCGCCGTGGGAACGGATAACGGTGCGGGAAGCCTTTGTCAAATTCGGTGGGATGAGGATGGATAAGGCGCTGGAAGATGATCTGTTCGACGAGGTGATGGTGGAACGGATAGAGCCGCAGTTGGGAAGAGTACGGCCGACTTTTATCTGCGATTATCCGGCAACACGCAGCGCCCTGGCCCGTTTGCGGGGGGATGATCCTACGGTCGCGGAGCGTTTTGAGCTCTATATTGCCGGGGTTGAACTGGCCAATGCATTTTCGGAACTGACAGACCCCGCCGAACAGCGACTCCGCTTCGAGCAGGAATCGGCGTACCGTGAATCTGTCGGCAACCTCCCCATTCCGCTTCCCGCGAAATTTCTCGACGAACTCGCCGATATGCCCCCATCCGCCGGCATTGCCCTCGGCGTCGACCGGCTGGTGATGATTCTCCTCGACGCCGCCACCATCGACGACGTGATCGCCTTCACACCGGAAGAACTCTAG
- a CDS encoding KamA family radical SAM protein: protein MELWRRRLAESVTAPEEIAEKFGMDPALLAPVVRRYPLRITRHYLGLIQGVGDPIWRQCVPDLQELEDDQQADPLDEERLSPVPGLIHRYPDRVVWLVSNECAVYCRFCMRKRRVGCPGQSADDRTVEDALRYIAETPQIRDVILSGGDPLLLDDDFLELILARLAAIPHVEMVRIGTRAPVTLPERITLRLCRMLRRYHPLYVNTHFNHPREITPEAAHACARLANAGIPLGNQTVLLRGVNDDPAVMALLMQRLLAIRVRPYYIHQMDLVRGTRHFRTTVDTGLSIMERLRGHTSGMAAPYYVIDAPGGKGKIPLLPDCASRRGDVWLLRNYCGEIIEYEDLAG, encoded by the coding sequence ATGGAATTGTGGCGTCGCCGGCTCGCGGAAAGCGTCACCGCGCCGGAAGAGATTGCGGAGAAGTTCGGCATGGACCCGGCGCTCCTGGCCCCCGTGGTGCGGCGGTATCCGCTCCGGATCACCCGCCACTACCTCGGGTTGATCCAGGGAGTGGGAGACCCGATCTGGCGGCAGTGCGTCCCCGATCTCCAGGAGTTGGAGGACGACCAGCAAGCCGACCCCCTTGACGAGGAGCGGCTTTCACCGGTCCCCGGTCTCATCCATCGTTACCCTGACCGGGTGGTCTGGCTTGTGTCCAATGAATGTGCTGTCTACTGCCGCTTCTGTATGCGCAAACGCCGGGTCGGGTGCCCGGGGCAGTCGGCAGATGACCGAACGGTCGAAGACGCGCTTCGCTACATTGCCGAAACCCCTCAGATTCGCGACGTAATCCTTTCGGGAGGGGATCCGCTCCTCCTTGATGACGACTTTCTGGAGCTGATCCTCGCGCGGTTGGCGGCGATCCCCCACGTGGAAATGGTCAGAATCGGCACCCGTGCCCCCGTTACGCTGCCGGAACGGATTACGCTTCGTCTCTGCCGGATGCTCCGGCGGTATCACCCGCTCTATGTCAACACCCATTTCAACCATCCCCGCGAAATTACGCCGGAGGCTGCGCACGCATGTGCGCGGTTGGCCAATGCGGGGATTCCACTCGGCAACCAGACGGTGCTCCTGCGGGGTGTCAACGACGACCCGGCGGTAATGGCGCTGCTCATGCAGCGGCTTCTCGCCATCCGCGTCCGGCCGTACTACATCCACCAGATGGATCTGGTGCGGGGAACCCGCCATTTTCGGACAACGGTCGATACCGGGCTCTCGATCATGGAGCGGCTGCGCGGGCACACCTCGGGGATGGCGGCTCCGTATTACGTCATTGATGCGCCGGGAGGGAAGGGGAAGATCCCGCTCCTTCCCGATTGTGCGAGTCGCCGTGGAGATGTCTGGCTTCTTCGCAATTACTGCGGGGAGATCATCGAATATGAGGATCTGGCGGGTTAG
- a CDS encoding dihydroorotate dehydrogenase encodes MSKPDLSVEIAGITFRNPVMTASGTFGYGEEFADYVDLESIGAIITKGLSIKPKAGNPTPRIQETTGGMLNAIGLQNVGIEAFVEHKVPFLRTVSTPVIVNFFGNTVEEYAELAERLDRIPEVTGVEINISCPNVKHGGIVFGTDPKAAYSVVKAVREATIKPVIAKLSPNVTDIVEMAWACADAEADALSLINTLTGMAIDVKRRRPVLANVTGGLSGPAVKPVALRMVWQVARAVKIPVIGIGGIMSGTDALEFMLAGASAVQVGTANFLDPSAAQRIAGEMETYLEQNGIHDVKELIGALEV; translated from the coding sequence ATGAGCAAGCCTGATCTTTCTGTCGAAATTGCGGGTATAACGTTTAGAAACCCGGTCATGACCGCCTCCGGGACCTTCGGGTATGGCGAGGAGTTTGCGGACTATGTCGATCTGGAATCGATCGGCGCCATCATCACCAAGGGACTTTCCATCAAACCCAAGGCCGGCAATCCGACGCCGCGCATCCAGGAAACGACCGGCGGCATGCTGAATGCCATAGGTCTTCAGAACGTGGGTATCGAAGCCTTTGTCGAGCACAAGGTACCATTCCTGCGCACCGTTTCGACGCCGGTGATCGTGAATTTCTTCGGCAATACCGTTGAGGAGTATGCCGAACTTGCCGAGCGACTCGATCGGATTCCCGAGGTGACGGGGGTCGAGATCAATATTTCCTGTCCCAACGTGAAACATGGCGGCATCGTCTTCGGCACCGATCCCAAGGCGGCCTACTCAGTGGTCAAGGCGGTACGCGAGGCGACCATCAAGCCGGTTATCGCCAAACTTTCTCCCAACGTAACCGATATTGTCGAAATGGCGTGGGCCTGTGCCGATGCTGAGGCCGACGCGCTCTCTCTCATCAATACCCTGACCGGAATGGCCATAGACGTGAAGAGACGCCGACCGGTGCTGGCGAATGTGACCGGTGGCCTTTCCGGGCCTGCCGTGAAGCCGGTGGCGCTGAGGATGGTATGGCAGGTCGCCAGGGCGGTGAAGATTCCGGTTATTGGCATTGGCGGCATCATGTCGGGAACCGATGCCCTCGAGTTCATGCTGGCCGGGGCGTCTGCCGTTCAGGTGGGAACGGCCAACTTCCTCGATCCGTCGGCTGCCCAGCGGATCGCCGGCGAGATGGAGACGTATCTGGAACAAAATGGTATCCATGATGTAAAGGAACTGATCGGCGCGCTGGAAGTCTGA
- a CDS encoding dihydroorotate dehydrogenase electron transfer subunit: MQFKSTVISNQEVSPGYFRMRMTAPPELAGSQPGQFIMVRVRDAIDPLLRRPFGIFDVGVAESEFPGLGAATYLEMLYKVVGKGTEALSGYHHGDHVDVIAPLGAGFDLGDPEEEKILVGGGIGIAPLYYLAKTLVQHSRVRFFLGGRTRDDILCVTEFERLGVETYVSTDDGTLGDRGLVTEVMERHIRENRSRKTLYACGPMPMLKAVAEIAQRTATPCQVSLEAYMACGMGACLGCVVKGKEHSDETPDYRCVCKDGPVFAFDQLKWV; the protein is encoded by the coding sequence ATGCAGTTTAAATCGACGGTCATCTCCAATCAGGAGGTCTCTCCGGGCTATTTCAGGATGCGGATGACCGCCCCCCCGGAACTGGCCGGTTCGCAGCCGGGTCAGTTCATCATGGTACGGGTTCGGGATGCGATTGATCCGCTTTTGCGCCGCCCCTTCGGCATCTTCGACGTCGGCGTGGCCGAGTCGGAGTTCCCGGGCCTTGGAGCAGCCACCTACCTCGAAATGTTGTACAAGGTTGTGGGTAAGGGTACCGAGGCACTTTCCGGTTATCATCACGGGGACCATGTTGACGTGATTGCGCCACTGGGAGCCGGCTTTGATCTCGGTGACCCTGAAGAAGAGAAAATTCTTGTCGGAGGCGGAATCGGCATTGCACCGCTCTACTACCTGGCCAAGACCCTGGTGCAGCATTCCCGGGTCCGGTTTTTCCTCGGAGGGAGGACCAGGGACGACATCCTCTGCGTCACGGAATTCGAGCGGCTCGGTGTGGAGACGTATGTCTCGACCGATGATGGCACGCTGGGGGACCGGGGCCTCGTGACCGAGGTCATGGAACGGCACATCCGTGAGAACAGGAGCCGGAAGACCCTGTACGCCTGCGGTCCGATGCCGATGCTGAAGGCGGTTGCAGAGATTGCCCAGCGCACGGCCACACCCTGCCAGGTTTCACTCGAGGCGTACATGGCCTGCGGCATGGGGGCCTGCCTCGGGTGCGTCGTCAAGGGGAAGGAACATTCGGACGAGACCCCCGATTACCGCTGCGTCTGCAAGGACGGGCCGGTGTTCGCCTTCGATCAACTGAAATGGGTATAG
- the rimI gene encoding ribosomal protein S18-alanine N-acetyltransferase, with translation MLPEMDLDAATIHPMTAADLDEVIAIETDSFPRPWTRDHFLAEIDSHRSLPLIARIGQGQLAGYICATFVLDEGEILDVAVRRDCRGRGVGRMLVDTAISALAAHGVRTVGLEVRVSNESAIALYRRIGFEDVGVRKSYYENGEDAILMAYTINDSEGRADAV, from the coding sequence ATGCTGCCCGAGATGGATCTCGACGCTGCCACAATTCATCCGATGACCGCCGCCGATCTCGACGAGGTAATCGCGATTGAAACGGACTCATTCCCCCGGCCCTGGACCAGGGATCACTTCCTTGCAGAAATAGATTCTCACCGTTCTCTCCCCCTTATTGCCCGAATCGGGCAAGGTCAGCTTGCGGGCTACATCTGCGCGACGTTTGTCCTGGATGAAGGCGAGATACTGGATGTGGCCGTTCGCCGCGATTGCAGGGGGCGAGGCGTTGGCAGGATGCTGGTAGACACGGCCATCTCGGCCCTCGCTGCCCACGGGGTCAGAACGGTAGGACTTGAGGTCCGGGTGTCCAACGAATCTGCCATAGCGTTGTACCGGCGAATCGGTTTCGAGGATGTCGGCGTCAGGAAGAGTTATTACGAGAACGGAGAAGACGCCATCTTGATGGCATACACAATAAACGACAGTGAGGGTAGAGCCGATGCAGTTTAA